From a region of the Gemmatimonadota bacterium genome:
- a CDS encoding ABC transporter ATP-binding protein encodes MHLDIRGISKTYPNGVEALRDVTLHIPPGMYGLLGPNGAGKSTLMRILATLQDADRGTIRLGGLDVLAQKEEVRRTLGYLPQEFGVHPKVSAEDLLDHFALLEGIGDRRMRRSVVDALLRQVNLHDVRRQKLGGFSGGMKQRFGVAVALLGNPSLLIVDEPTAGLDPAERVRFLNLLSELGENSVVLLSTHIVEDVSELCTRMAIIDRGRILLEEVPQRAVTGLEGRIWRRVTAREDLPRIAEAHALVSTKLLAGRTIVRVFGDSRPAPDFDAADPTLEDVYFTTLAGYIGARAQDGSPGGTSPSRHADPDGRSTGSPAGGIGGA; translated from the coding sequence ATGCATCTCGATATCCGCGGGATCTCCAAGACCTATCCGAACGGCGTCGAAGCGCTGCGCGACGTGACACTGCATATCCCGCCGGGGATGTATGGGCTGCTCGGCCCCAACGGCGCCGGCAAGTCGACGCTCATGCGCATCCTGGCCACGCTGCAGGACGCCGACCGCGGAACCATCCGGCTCGGCGGTCTCGACGTGCTCGCGCAGAAGGAGGAGGTCCGACGGACGCTCGGATACCTCCCGCAGGAGTTCGGCGTGCACCCGAAGGTGAGCGCGGAGGATCTGCTCGACCATTTCGCGCTGTTGGAGGGCATCGGCGACCGGCGGATGCGCCGGTCCGTGGTGGACGCGCTCCTGCGGCAGGTCAACCTGCACGACGTGCGCAGGCAGAAGCTCGGCGGGTTCTCCGGTGGGATGAAGCAGCGTTTCGGCGTGGCGGTGGCGCTGCTGGGGAACCCGAGCCTCCTGATCGTCGACGAACCGACCGCCGGGTTGGATCCTGCCGAGCGGGTGCGCTTCCTCAACCTGTTGTCCGAACTGGGAGAGAACAGCGTGGTGCTCCTGTCCACCCACATCGTGGAGGACGTGAGTGAGCTGTGCACGAGGATGGCCATCATCGATCGGGGTCGGATCCTGCTGGAGGAGGTGCCGCAGCGCGCGGTCACCGGACTGGAGGGTCGCATCTGGCGGCGCGTGACCGCACGTGAGGATCTGCCGCGGATCGCCGAAGCGCACGCGCTGGTGTCCACCAAGCTGCTGGCGGGGCGGACGATCGTGCGGGTCTTCGGGGACTCCCGCCCGGCACCGGACTTCGACGCCGCGGACCCCACCCTGGAGGACGTCTACTTCACCACGCTGGCAGGGTACATCGGGGCGCGGGCCCAGGACGGTTCGCCTGGCGGGACCAGCCCCTCTCGACACGCCGACCCTGACGGGCGCTCGACCGGGAGCCCGGCCGGAGGCATCGGGGGCGCATGA